The following is a genomic window from Halichoerus grypus chromosome 5, mHalGry1.hap1.1, whole genome shotgun sequence.
ACCCTTTTTTATCATTGTCAGCTATTCATCCATAGctcaaaaggtacaaaaataagaagagaaaccaCATACCTTTCATTATTGTTGCCTCCAGAAGCCCTCTCCTTTGGTTgtctcatttaaaaatggaataatctTGTTAAATGTTCATCCATAAGTGATAAGatcataaatttatattataaagaaaagagaCTTCAAAAAGTCAAATAACCGTTAAGCCAAATTCCAGGCCCTCCAGACTGTCACTCAGGAGCTAAACAGTTTTAGTCTAGTTACTTGTCAGTCATGTGATTAACTGGAATGGAAatctggggtggaggtggggcattATGTGGCAATACAGCTCTGGCTTTTGGCTCTTTAGGAAAGcttgtcattttttaatattttatttgaaccacaacgcttctgattttttttttcctgtaatagGAAGGTATGTTTTTATATCGTGCTGCTCGCAAGTTGAAGCAGTTTGTTAAAATGAATAACAGTGAGGATTTTAATCTCCACTTATCAAGAGTTTCACAGGGCACATTACAATTGTTGAACTGTACCCCCAAGGTAAGTTGTTTCCTTTGAACAAAAATATCAACTAGTCCTGTGATAGGATGCTATAATTCTCTAATGATCATATCTATTATCATAGAATTCTAACTGCTTATTATTACCTAAAGTTGAAATAGATTATGGAAGCAGAGTAAAAATAAGTGAGTGCATACCTCATTGCTATGATAACTTTGAAGGAGGTTAATGTGATAACTTGGGtggaaatggtaaatttttacctctaaatctcattaataattttaaccCATATGTACACATTTATAAGAACCCATAGACAATAAAACAGATAATCAAatgtatttaacaaatatctttacatgttaaaacatatatatatatgtccaataatttttttttgcttcaataATTTTGTTAAGTATAGGGCTAATTTTTCCTACTTGTCTGCTAGTGGTTatgaaatataacaaaacaaaatttggaaGACACAATCTTGATACTAAGCCACAGTATGGAGAAAAATACAGTATCTACTTTATAGGATGGTGACAGGGTTAATTAAATAGCATAattcatgtaaagtgcttagtacTAGAAAGGTTTCAAtaaatgatatattattattaccacAACCCCCCCTTCAGAAATTTTACCAGCTGCCTCACAAAGCCAAAAGgtttcttatgattttttaaaaagaaatttttaacattttcatgacAGAAAAAGGgtcttgtgtgtttttatttttttaataccagtAGTTGCCCACAGAAGGTAAGATGATAAGATTATCCTTGAGCCCTATTGACAATGATGAAGATGATAGACTGTGAACCACTTCATTTATCATCACATTATCTATTTGATGCAAGCCAGTCTCCTCTTGGTGTCCTGGATTTGCCaagtttatttccagttttgcCCCCTTACTTATGTTAGTCCTCTATATGAAATTTCTACTGTTCTCTTTTCTATAAATCTGTAAGggaagaatcactaaattctacacctgaaaccaattttaccatatatgttaactaacttgaatttaaataaaaactttgaaataaaaaaatttaaaaataaacatcctaaattgttaaaaagaaaaaggaaaaagaaaactaacctgtcttgctttttccttttccgATACTctatttctaaatgaaattattcttctttcatactatcaaaaaataaagtagattCTCAAATAGATTAGATGAATTTGACAGCAATATAAAATTTAGCAATGCCATTAATGAAAGGAGCAATAAAGGATTAATATTCAATATTATAAATGTGACTTTGTTTTTAAGGAAGGAATAAAACTACCTTCCCTGGGTGAAGTCCAACCCACTAAAACTTTGGTGAGAGTGattgtataattttctttcttcatcagcTTTTTATTCAACTTAATTCCTTTATGTTTCcctttgaattttttccttttttatgtttcccttttcctttttaatggttcgttttgaaaatattcattataatGTTAATAAAAGGAGAGGTACCTCTTAGAAATTGGATCCCTTTAAGCTACATTTTTTAAAGCCActccttcagtttttatttttttggagttttattgatttatttatttgagagagagagagagcatgcaggggcgagaggtgggggagagaatcttaagcaggatccacatCCAGTGCCTGAGCCCCATATGGGTCTGCATctcacgtccctgagatcatgacctgagccaaaatggagagtcagacacttaaccgactgagcccccccaggtgccccttaaagccattactttaaaataaaagaagctagGGAAAATATCAGAGCACCAATTTTTTTATAAAGCAACAAAGTTAGAACATCAATAGGTAATAAGCAAAAGACATGAGCGAACTACTTTTATAGAACATAAACTAGAAAacaagtatatgaagaaaatagcCATCCTGGTTAGTTAGTAAACCTTCAGCATAACCTAACATGATGGAAATTAAagattgaacattttaaaatgtgtattttttaaatagaaatttaaaactttttttatatatttttctaggaagacAATAAATCcgtaaaggaacagagaaaacaaaagagcttGTGTTCCCTAGGGATACTActacaaaagataaaaacttGTTGGAATAAAATTTTGAGGGGCTCCAAAGAACATTGAAAAATATGGAGTGGCAATATAAAGACGTATGAACTTCAGTTGTATCCTTCAAGAATCTATCTTCTTGTACAATTCTTGGGGCGGGGGGTAGAATACCCTAGAAGTTACAGAATGCATCCTGGTAAAAGCGGATTAGAGCAATTTCTCAATTGCTACTAGAAGATGGATATAAACAGTGGAAACCAAAGGCTGCAATCGACAAACCTTCATATGTTTTTGGACATACATCAATCAGTATTAATTCTGTGATTTTTGTAAGACAATCCAAGTAAGGTATTAGTTGCAATAATACTTTTTAAacctgttttaaaatttcagaagaaGACATATAAAATCTGTGAAGTATATAAGCaggaattaaaaattaacattgctttattatcaaaataattttatgcacCAGCATACTACCATGAGAGTGGAAATTGTCTTCTGTGCTGGAAATGTTTCAGAGTTAACAGATGTGGATAATGCCAATGAGAGTAAGAGTTAGATACCTTAAAGAAACAGTGGTATGAAGGAGTCCAAGATCCTTAAGAGAGATTAAGACATGTAGTTAAACTTGAATGCATAAGACAGTGCCTTCATCAATGGTATAGCAAATGTTTTAAGATGACCATAAAGAATGATTTCACAAAATAGCAAGTCACCTGTTCTAAGGATGCTAAACCATAATACTGAGTTACTTTTGTCATTTATGTGTAATAAAATTTGTCTAAATGAGTTTGCAATTTGGGAAGTATATTTTTAACAGAATAATATATGTTGTCCTTTTAATTAATGGAATGTGTATTTAATTTTGACACTGTAtctgtattatataaaaatattttcatacagTATTACAAACAAATTGCTGACTTTGGATAACATTTCTCTTTTGATAATAAATGACCTATGGTAACACTGTCAGATTCACttcatgaatttttaagaatttttaagacAAGATTTTTAATACTGCACTACTATTTGATCTCTCACTGTCATTGAATATGTGACTTTTAAAACCTTATTAATACTCAGAATGTAAATGAGACCAAAACTATATAAGAACAGGAACATTACTTTCTATGTtaaattttaaccttttaaaagagACTTTTGTATATACCAGATCCAGTTTAGAAAGGTCTGTCAACAGTCTTCACTTACTTACAAAGGCAAATGAAAACCCTAGTCGAGAGTCAGAGTCCTCCCGCAGTCACTCAGCTCACATCCTTCCTGCTCTTGTACACCTTCATCAGCACCTCCGGCTTGATTTGAGCTTCAGGTGATGCACTGTGGTGGGGAAGACCTTCCTCTCAGTCCATGTTTATGTCTCACTCTCCCTAACCCTTATGCCCTTCACCCTCACTAGTGCAGATTCCTGTGTAGGACTGTACAGAAAGTTGTACAGAGTTCACGGATTGCTCCACTCACAGGGCTTTGAATCAAGTatgttttctgtttggttttcatTATTGACTCCAGAAAAGGGAGCTGACGAATACTTCTAGGAGCAAACGATTCTTCACCACGCTCTTTCTTTAGAGGGACTTTTCCAAGTAAGCTGTGCTTCCTTCTACCGTAAAACATGGTCAGCTGTGTGACACACCTCCACCCTGATGAACTGGCGCTGTTGGCAAACCATTAGCTATAGAAATGAGGGAACTTTACGTTTCTAAAGGTAAACTCTTAAAACTGTCCTTGAAAGTGTTTCCATAAAGGCTGTCTAAAACATCCCTAACAAgtgttgaaataattctgagattGTGCTAAAATAaggaacaatatttttaaatgcttgctaaaagttattaaaattttcttccttgattttcatttgtttatggtACATctgaattttagagaaaattcACACTCAAAACAGTATTCAGCATACACTGTTGTGTCAaatgcttgggaaaaaaaatagccacACATTTATGGTTATATTTGCCTTCTTTGTTTCCTACCCACTAGCAAGGTAAGTAGAGACAGGCAGGCTAATTAATAATGAACTtggacattatatttttattatttatactccccaattaaagactttttttttttaagattttttatttatttatttgacagagacgtagcgagagagggaacacaagcagggggaatgggagagggagaagcaggcttcccgcggagcagggagcccgatgtagggctctatcccaggaccctgggatcgtgacctgagccgaaggcagacgtttaacgactgagccaccaaggcaccccaaagGCTTGTTTTATTTCAACGaatgttttctttcaaatatgtATGTGGATGCTTTAAATCAGCATTTTCTAAAGTTTGTCCCGAGAAACCCTAATCCTCATCAATGctacaaaaaaagaagacaatgacaacaaagaagatgaagaagaaagaggaggaggaagaaatgaaaaaaggaaaaagaaaaagagggaggattCTGTATTCTGGGGTCAGATAAATTTTCTCTTGGAGAGTCACaatttatataagtatattatTAAAGGCTGTGTAAACTCAATaccgctttaaaaaaaaaagtgtaacacTAACATAACATTTCCAAAACTTGACTAGAGAATGCTACTTTTATGTAAAAACCATTACCTAAATGTACTTCGGGGAATATTGCATGTTATACAAAGGGACTCAgttaaaagtcttttaaaataggcTTTCAAGGAATCTCTTGAAGGAAATAACTCCTTTCAGGATTAAGATAGTTCTATTAAAACTAGAAAAGTTTCTTTGCCTTAGGCCATATTTTCATTGACAGCTTACAAAGGACATTTCATCAAATCTACTGTAAATATTTCTCTAGAAACATACATCCTCTACTCTAAGTCAGATAGTCTTTATGGTACTCTGTCCATGCAGTCTTCATGTCTTTAGTTATTATGCTCTTATTTGCTTAGAAAGTTCTTCCAAATTCTTTCCAGATCCTGCTCAAACTTCAAGGGGCATCTCAATTCCTTTCTCCTCAATTGCTATGGCTTCCATGATAATTCTAGataatgttaatatttcttcctttagttGCCTAGCACTTACTTGTATGTATCATGCATTATTATCAGATTcatcttaatattttatcttaaatacaACTATTATTTACATTATTCTATTTATGTTTTCTCCTGAAAGTGTATGATCTTTTGTGTTCCCTTCAGCTCCTAACGGGAAAAGCCAGGcatattatggtttttttttttttttttttttaagattttatttgacagcgagagacatagagagggaacacaagcagggggagtgggagagggagaagcaggcttcccgccgagcagggagcccgatgtgggactcgatcccaggaccctgggatcatgacctgagccgaaggcagacgcttaacgactgagccacc
Proteins encoded in this region:
- the IL7 gene encoding interleukin-7; this encodes MFHVSFRYIFGIPPLILVLLPVASSDCDIEGKDGREYQHVLMISINDLDTMIKNRTNCPNNEPKVLKKHACDDNKEGMFLYRAARKLKQFVKMNNSEDFNLHLSRVSQGTLQLLNCTPKEDNKSVKEQRKQKSLCSLGILLQKIKTCWNKILRGSKEH